One Hallerella porci genomic window carries:
- a CDS encoding MBL fold metallo-hydrolase has product MQIQVFPCNPFQENTYIVYDEISKDAVVIDAGFYNAEEFHRADEFVQKNSLHILRVLSTHLHLDHCIGNGFALRGWNASDFASKKDLFLIEQASSQAKMFGLELSETLPSPQGFLSEGDEIVVGNFTLKVIEVPGHSAGGLAFYAEKENVLFAGDTLFRNSYGRTDLPGGNFDTLMQSLKKLFTLPAETFVLCGHGSATKIGIEKENFGKF; this is encoded by the coding sequence ATGCAAATTCAAGTCTTTCCATGTAATCCGTTTCAAGAAAATACTTACATCGTTTACGATGAAATTTCAAAAGATGCGGTTGTCATCGACGCAGGATTTTATAATGCCGAAGAATTTCACCGCGCTGATGAATTTGTGCAGAAAAATTCGTTGCATATTTTACGAGTGCTTTCTACGCATTTGCATTTAGATCATTGCATTGGAAACGGCTTTGCGTTGCGAGGTTGGAACGCTTCCGATTTTGCTTCCAAGAAAGATTTGTTTTTAATCGAACAAGCGAGTTCACAAGCGAAAATGTTTGGCTTAGAACTTTCCGAAACTCTTCCGTCGCCGCAAGGATTTTTAAGCGAAGGCGATGAAATTGTTGTGGGAAATTTTACGCTAAAAGTAATTGAAGTTCCTGGACATTCTGCGGGCGGACTTGCTTTTTATGCAGAAAAAGAAAATGTTCTTTTTGCGGGCGATACGCTCTTTCGCAATTCTTATGGACGAACCGATTTGCCCGGCGGAAATTTTGACACATTGATGCAATCGTTAAAAAAACTGTTTACTCTTCCCGCCGAAACTTTCGTTCTTTGCGGACATGGCTCTGCGACAAAAATCGGAATTGAGAAAGAAAATTTCGGAAAATTTTAA
- a CDS encoding carbohydrate-binding protein, whose translation MKKLFAWTAAVALGISSLQAQEIATWAGFRSAVATFTFDDNLANQLSIAVPIFDKYGYKASFYIVNNWAPNYNKYKELVTQGYEVGSHSDSHANTMPDSEIASSKKTIESKIPNQQCNTITYPNCNEPSETLLSQNYIGGRICSGQIDNKTPQNYNRISSIICGNTGNVNTAQAFQQKMQEAINKNGWVTFLIHEVDNGSGYSPTDSKAIDGALSWAKQNDEKIWVTTFRNAIMYSKERDASKLTKVSGDAKSETYSLTHSLNTTLSYFDYPLSLRIKNTNNWATVSASQKGKSLEAKIQDGYIYVDAVPNGGDIVLTNENGSVIPSSSSSSEISSSSIANTPFHGAISIPGKIEAENYDVNAFSDSDGRNDTLGFRTDDAGIVKAGAGYALGYTNAGDYFEYTVDVKNAGTYTVTVRGATGNETAASVSLSAGTKSVQASIPTLGDWNTYSDVEAGKLKLSAGTQILRLTIDDSYVNVDWIQLACENCGTDKISQNIKWKISNGFVHCQIFDLNGHLIKSLKTKAASVSEIWNTVNSNLRRGNYLLRLGRETAIRVTK comes from the coding sequence ATGAAAAAACTTTTTGCTTGGACTGCAGCGGTTGCGCTCGGCATTTCTTCTTTGCAAGCGCAAGAAATTGCAACTTGGGCGGGCTTCCGCAGCGCCGTCGCCACATTTACTTTCGACGATAATTTGGCAAATCAACTTTCGATTGCTGTGCCCATTTTTGATAAATACGGCTACAAAGCGAGCTTTTATATTGTGAATAATTGGGCGCCGAATTACAACAAATACAAAGAATTGGTGACGCAAGGTTATGAAGTCGGCAGCCATTCGGATTCCCACGCAAATACAATGCCCGACAGTGAAATCGCAAGCTCCAAGAAAACGATTGAAAGTAAAATTCCCAATCAGCAATGCAATACGATTACTTACCCAAACTGCAACGAACCGAGCGAAACTCTTCTTTCGCAAAATTATATCGGCGGGCGCATTTGCAGCGGACAAATCGATAATAAAACTCCGCAGAATTACAACCGCATTAGTTCGATCATCTGCGGAAATACCGGAAACGTAAACACAGCGCAAGCGTTTCAACAAAAAATGCAAGAAGCGATTAACAAAAATGGTTGGGTGACATTTCTCATCCACGAAGTTGATAATGGCAGCGGTTACTCGCCGACTGATTCCAAAGCCATTGACGGTGCACTCAGTTGGGCGAAGCAAAACGATGAAAAAATCTGGGTGACCACTTTCCGCAATGCGATTATGTATTCGAAAGAACGCGACGCATCAAAACTCACAAAAGTAAGCGGGGACGCGAAAAGCGAAACTTATTCGTTGACGCATTCACTGAACACAACTCTTTCCTATTTCGATTATCCGCTTTCACTTCGCATTAAAAATACGAACAACTGGGCAACGGTAAGCGCATCGCAAAAAGGAAAATCGCTCGAAGCAAAAATTCAAGACGGTTACATTTATGTGGACGCGGTGCCGAACGGTGGCGACATCGTTTTAACAAATGAAAATGGAAGCGTGATTCCTTCGAGTTCTTCTTCTAGTGAAATTTCAAGTTCCTCGATTGCGAACACGCCATTTCATGGCGCCATTTCCATTCCCGGGAAAATTGAAGCCGAGAATTACGATGTCAATGCGTTCAGCGATTCCGATGGAAGAAATGATACTCTCGGTTTTCGCACAGATGATGCAGGCATCGTAAAAGCGGGCGCAGGATACGCTCTCGGTTACACAAACGCCGGCGATTATTTTGAATACACTGTCGATGTGAAAAATGCCGGAACATATACGGTTACCGTTCGCGGCGCAACAGGAAATGAAACCGCAGCAAGCGTCAGCCTTTCTGCGGGAACGAAATCCGTTCAAGCGAGCATTCCCACTCTCGGCGATTGGAATACTTACTCCGATGTTGAAGCGGGCAAATTAAAACTCAGCGCAGGAACTCAAATTTTACGATTGACAATTGACGATAGTTATGTCAATGTCGATTGGATTCAACTCGCCTGCGAAAATTGCGGGACCGATAAAATTTCTCAGAATATAAAATGGAAAATTTCGAATGGTTTTGTGCATTGCCAAATTTTTGATTTGAACGGACATCTCATCAAATCGCTGAAAACAAAAGCAGCAAGCGTAAGCGAAATTTGGAATACTGTCAATTCGAATTTACGTCGCGGCAATTATCTGCTGCGTCTCGGACGCGAAACTGCAATTCGCGTCACCAAATAA
- a CDS encoding ATP-binding cassette domain-containing protein, with protein MNLSRWLKNRAKWALFRLFPLVLLASLADAALLFALRLLMQILGKTISVSIAEWLILTLALVCLRLVFTLWRGIAVEKSGRYLEASLSLWFLHRLQNLSPRYFHTQKSDERLMVAYDSIHIIGSSVELSMQTLQAILQLLIFLPVLFFISPWLTLVVLLIVLPVISFVQKKMHAMAPSVEEEMARRGGLRADFENAKRFFRLWSSSEDLKKMRRQLSEKVRAVKFSGISVGRKKVALSGGMETISVATVVCILAFCGWMILNGNLAAEGLILYCSALFLCYKPVKECARLLPQMRLAKSAQKTLIEFEKFPKKPAMKMHEENFLQMNQVDFSYAENARVYENLNLKILTEKPILLRGENGSGKSTLFKLIAGLEIPNAGEVILPKNFAENGIFSVSQNLILPSRKFIGEQILKRKSDEKFLAFYEKIQAEKLLKKEGLSGGECAKVALLWALASPAKILLLDEPFAFIALRERDALLNAFLQAAKSADKWTFLATHEIVADEISSQFEILDLGKLK; from the coding sequence ATGAATCTTTCCCGATGGCTCAAAAATAGGGCGAAATGGGCTCTTTTTCGACTTTTTCCGCTCGTTCTTTTGGCGAGTCTTGCGGATGCTGCATTGCTTTTTGCTTTGCGCCTGCTGATGCAAATTCTCGGGAAAACGATTTCGGTTTCCATCGCCGAATGGTTGATTCTTACTTTAGCATTGGTCTGTTTGCGCTTAGTGTTTACGCTGTGGCGCGGCATTGCAGTTGAAAAATCGGGGCGCTATTTAGAAGCTTCGCTTTCGCTTTGGTTTTTGCATCGGTTGCAAAATTTATCGCCGCGATATTTTCATACGCAAAAAAGCGATGAGCGGTTAATGGTCGCCTACGATTCCATTCATATCATCGGATCGAGCGTGGAACTTTCGATGCAAACTTTGCAAGCGATTTTACAACTGCTCATTTTTTTGCCGGTTTTATTTTTCATTTCTCCGTGGCTTACATTGGTCGTTCTTCTCATCGTTTTGCCTGTCATTTCGTTTGTGCAAAAAAAAATGCATGCGATGGCGCCATCGGTCGAAGAAGAAATGGCGCGCCGCGGTGGACTTCGCGCAGACTTTGAAAATGCAAAACGATTTTTTCGTCTGTGGAGTTCTTCGGAAGATTTGAAAAAAATGAGGCGGCAACTTTCCGAAAAAGTGCGCGCGGTAAAATTTTCGGGAATTTCGGTCGGGCGCAAAAAAGTGGCGCTTTCCGGAGGAATGGAAACGATTTCTGTGGCGACTGTTGTTTGCATTCTCGCCTTTTGCGGTTGGATGATTTTAAATGGAAATCTCGCTGCCGAAGGATTGATTCTTTATTGCTCGGCGCTTTTCCTTTGCTATAAACCGGTCAAAGAATGTGCTCGGCTTCTTCCGCAAATGCGACTTGCGAAAAGTGCGCAAAAAACTCTCATCGAATTTGAAAAATTTCCGAAAAAGCCCGCGATGAAAATGCACGAAGAAAATTTTTTGCAGATGAATCAAGTTGATTTTTCGTATGCAGAAAATGCGCGGGTTTATGAAAATTTGAATTTAAAAATTTTGACAGAAAAACCGATTCTTTTGCGCGGAGAAAATGGTTCTGGAAAATCGACGTTATTCAAATTGATTGCGGGATTAGAAATTCCGAATGCAGGCGAAGTGATTCTTCCAAAAAATTTTGCCGAAAATGGAATTTTTTCTGTTTCGCAAAATTTGATTTTACCTTCGCGGAAATTTATCGGCGAACAAATTTTAAAACGAAAATCCGATGAAAAATTTTTAGCCTTTTATGAAAAAATTCAAGCTGAAAAATTGCTAAAAAAAGAAGGCCTTTCGGGCGGCGAATGCGCAAAGGTTGCACTTCTGTGGGCGCTCGCTTCGCCGGCAAAAATTTTACTTTTAGATGAACCGTTTGCGTTCATCGCTTTGCGGGAACGCGATGCGCTTTTAAATGCATTTTTGCAAGCGGCAAAAAGTGCGGACAAGTGGACGTTTTTAGCGACTCACGAAATAGTCGCCGATGAAATTTCTTCGCAATTTGAAATTTTAGATTTAGGAAAATTGAAATGA
- a CDS encoding methyltransferase family protein, producing the protein MKNSAQFLYRFRGWILGIFAILLWLFPHSEKWIPASSILLALVGIFIRIEARRVIGNHSRGKEIAAPKLITWGIYSRVRHPLYLSNICICYAFTLFHLGWQIATFIFAGMVTLFVNFLADSEEKFLQNQFGNDYLAWAEKTPKFIPKRKRNAEENETKSPAIRSIFSAICSDVWTWIWLLFYTLLLLVRRNLELPIF; encoded by the coding sequence ATGAAAAATTCCGCGCAATTTTTATATCGTTTTCGCGGATGGATTTTAGGAATTTTTGCAATTCTTCTTTGGCTGTTTCCGCATTCCGAAAAATGGATTCCGGCGTCGTCAATTCTCTTAGCGCTTGTTGGAATTTTTATTCGCATAGAAGCGCGCCGCGTCATCGGAAATCATTCTCGTGGAAAAGAAATCGCTGCGCCAAAACTCATCACTTGGGGGATTTATTCGCGGGTGCGTCATCCGCTTTATCTTTCAAACATTTGCATTTGTTACGCCTTTACTTTGTTTCATCTCGGTTGGCAAATCGCAACATTTATTTTTGCAGGAATGGTTACTTTGTTTGTAAATTTTTTGGCGGATTCCGAAGAAAAATTTTTGCAAAATCAATTCGGAAATGATTATCTCGCGTGGGCAGAAAAAACGCCGAAGTTCATCCCGAAGAGAAAAAGAAATGCGGAAGAAAATGAAACGAAATCGCCTGCGATTCGGAGTATTTTTTCTGCGATTTGTTCGGATGTTTGGACGTGGATTTGGCTTTTGTTTTATACATTGTTATTGCTCGTTCGAAGAAATTTAGAACTGCCGATTTTTTAA
- a CDS encoding 3-deoxy-D-manno-octulosonic acid transferase, which yields MFGLNAMRKTLGAVALAASKVPAVEEKFKIRDRICGPFPQGPLFWMHGASLGECKMLLALAKILQKDIPEIPQILITTQKVEVLDFLKPIAEKSSIQMALAPLDTQSAMKNFMSAVKPVMLILAENELWPGYLMAMRNAFSEPRIALVSGRFYRCVDTAEFPAIGFVSMQSGADLTRFVAAGDYAVSAKTLVGGDWKLLPWAKSATEIKKIENAPVDTTFLSFHREELSALITMLKMAMQKNETVVLAPRFEEEVSELNEVLLREKIPTVKFPELKKGAVSVVTEYGRLTEVLNLSKSSIIGGSFSRTLGVHDFWESLKLGVATCIGPHYRGQQAAVEALLREGAIAQIQKPADYATRIFPETKNVYQFLAHEREKVVSSYNAFVEFVRTTISADSKNEKESV from the coding sequence ATGTTCGGATTAAATGCTATGCGGAAAACTTTAGGAGCTGTCGCGCTTGCGGCAAGTAAAGTTCCCGCTGTCGAAGAAAAATTCAAAATTCGCGATCGCATTTGCGGGCCGTTTCCGCAAGGTCCTTTGTTTTGGATGCACGGGGCGAGTCTCGGTGAATGCAAAATGCTTTTAGCGCTTGCAAAAATTTTGCAAAAAGACATTCCAGAAATTCCGCAGATTCTCATCACGACGCAAAAAGTGGAAGTCCTCGATTTTTTAAAACCGATTGCAGAAAAATCTTCGATTCAAATGGCGCTTGCGCCGCTCGATACGCAGTCCGCGATGAAAAATTTTATGTCGGCGGTAAAGCCCGTTATGCTTATTCTCGCCGAAAATGAATTGTGGCCAGGCTATTTGATGGCGATGCGAAATGCATTTTCGGAACCGCGAATCGCACTCGTTTCGGGACGATTTTATCGCTGCGTGGATACGGCGGAATTTCCTGCCATCGGATTTGTGAGTATGCAATCGGGTGCCGATTTGACGCGTTTTGTTGCTGCGGGCGATTATGCGGTTTCGGCGAAAACTCTTGTCGGCGGCGATTGGAAACTTTTGCCGTGGGCAAAGTCTGCGACAGAAATTAAAAAAATTGAAAATGCGCCGGTGGATACCACTTTCCTTTCATTTCATCGCGAAGAATTAAGCGCGTTAATCACCATGCTAAAAATGGCGATGCAAAAAAATGAAACGGTTGTTCTTGCTCCGCGATTTGAAGAAGAAGTTTCTGAATTAAACGAAGTTCTTTTGCGCGAAAAAATTCCGACGGTGAAATTTCCTGAATTAAAAAAAGGCGCAGTTTCTGTGGTGACGGAATACGGCAGACTCACCGAAGTTTTAAATCTTTCAAAGTCGTCGATTATCGGTGGCTCTTTTTCGCGGACTCTCGGCGTTCACGATTTTTGGGAATCGTTAAAACTCGGCGTTGCCACTTGCATCGGCCCGCATTATCGCGGACAACAAGCCGCAGTCGAAGCTCTTCTTCGCGAAGGCGCGATTGCGCAAATTCAAAAGCCCGCGGATTATGCAACTCGGATTTTTCCGGAAACAAAAAATGTTTATCAATTCTTAGCGCATGAACGCGAAAAAGTCGTTTCGTCGTATAATGCTTTTGTGGAATTTGTCCGCACAACGATTTCGGCGGATTCAAAAAATGAAAAGGAAAGTGTATGA
- the ispH gene encoding 4-hydroxy-3-methylbut-2-enyl diphosphate reductase: MKKIVLASPRGFCAGVDRALHIVEKALEKFGSPIYVRHEIVHNQFVVKRFREAGAIFVENLSEVPENSTVIFSAHGVPDCVYKEAQKRNLRILDATCPLVQRVHMSAKRHHEAGRHVILIGHAGHTEVEGHLGQLPEGSMTLIRNVEDVAKLSFPENVKLAYITQTTLSVAESQGIVDALRQKFPEIVGPAHGDICYATGNRQGAVRSLCNQVQMLLVVGSKNSSNANRLAELGTEHGIPSRLIDCVDNIDAKWFQGIDVVGLASGASTPEDLVQEVVHWVSSQWTEIQVENLVTMQEKLKFPLPAELAS, encoded by the coding sequence ATGAAAAAAATCGTCTTAGCGAGTCCGCGTGGATTTTGTGCGGGAGTAGATCGCGCTCTGCACATCGTTGAAAAAGCGTTGGAAAAATTTGGTTCGCCCATTTATGTGCGCCATGAAATTGTGCACAATCAATTTGTGGTAAAACGTTTCCGTGAAGCGGGCGCGATATTTGTGGAAAATCTTTCGGAAGTTCCCGAAAATTCAACGGTGATTTTTTCGGCGCACGGCGTTCCGGATTGCGTTTACAAAGAAGCGCAAAAACGCAATCTTCGCATCTTGGATGCGACGTGTCCGCTTGTTCAGCGCGTTCACATGAGCGCAAAGCGGCATCACGAAGCAGGTCGCCATGTTATTTTGATTGGTCACGCGGGTCATACCGAAGTCGAAGGACATTTGGGACAACTTCCCGAAGGCTCGATGACGTTAATTCGCAATGTAGAAGACGTCGCCAAATTATCGTTTCCCGAAAATGTGAAACTCGCCTATATTACGCAGACGACTCTTTCTGTCGCAGAATCGCAAGGTATTGTCGACGCGCTTCGACAAAAATTTCCAGAAATCGTCGGTCCAGCACACGGGGACATTTGTTATGCGACGGGAAATCGGCAGGGGGCGGTTCGTTCTCTTTGCAATCAAGTGCAAATGCTTTTGGTCGTCGGCTCCAAAAATTCTTCGAATGCAAATCGTTTAGCAGAACTTGGAACGGAACACGGAATTCCGTCGCGGCTGATCGATTGCGTGGATAATATCGATGCGAAATGGTTCCAAGGCATTGACGTTGTTGGACTTGCGAGCGGAGCGAGCACTCCCGAAGATTTAGTTCAAGAGGTTGTTCATTGGGTTTCGAGTCAATGGACCGAAATTCAAGTCGAAAATTTGGTGACAATGCAGGAAAAACTCAAGTTTCCGCTTCCTGCTGAATTAGCATCTTGA
- the rpmB gene encoding 50S ribosomal protein L28, whose amino-acid sequence MSRICEVSGKGALVGNMVSHSNRKKLIRQLPNLFNKRFYVPEEDRWVSLRVSAAGLRTIEKRGIYAVVKELGL is encoded by the coding sequence ATGAGCCGTATTTGCGAAGTTTCTGGAAAAGGCGCCCTCGTTGGCAACATGGTTTCTCACTCGAACCGTAAGAAGTTGATTCGTCAACTTCCGAACCTCTTCAACAAGCGTTTCTACGTTCCTGAAGAAGATCGTTGGGTTTCTCTTCGCGTGAGTGCCGCTGGTCTGCGCACGATCGAAAAGCGCGGCATTTATGCCGTCGTGAAAGAACTCGGTCTTTAA
- a CDS encoding ABC transporter substrate-binding protein — protein sequence MNCMKTIARGTLALSACFGILVGCSGASSDGEMANGALLRQETLYLSGQQNSAPGSFNPLAESWAASWPVGGRFNLMYEPLITYNSLNGQIEDLLGHLVEELSNNDSIVVDLNPAAKWSDGKPVTSNDVTFMFLRGSINTTEQISAIHVDTLKNDAGPVERLSFMVNKQARNNPLTVRDLLQATRIAPAHVFEPMIKEKGLDEVKKMLMDQNPVVSGPYGLQSYNESKIILKRRDDYWGNAALHNGQLPAPKYIVHPIYKNNEHNTIAMREGNLDASQSFIPRIERKAGAGVHTWWNEPPYFRPGAMPKLVINTTKEPLNDKRFRRALATAIDYTALRQFAVSNYTSSLKPGLIMPTDLEGKYIVDEDLSTYGANLSITDDAERLNVVKQMLSEAGIKSVFNEDGSLNHMENAKGERLPTLSITSPAGWTDWEAMVTIAVDGMRKAGIDIREGFVDGGQYWPAMGLGNFDLVMHKPVADVTPSLPWSRFNEIMSSRDWQPLGGWAGVNIGRYNKPGSPEYRPEVDQLLSAIPLMTDSSEIAKAYRELNKIFMEDQPSIPLVYLPEQFYEFSDRVWTNWPTAENPYAPAQLPWVASGTKILWNLKLAK from the coding sequence ATGAATTGTATGAAAACGATCGCCCGAGGCACGCTCGCCCTGTCGGCGTGTTTTGGCATTTTGGTCGGTTGCAGTGGCGCATCTTCGGATGGCGAAATGGCTAACGGCGCGTTACTCCGTCAGGAAACGCTTTACTTGTCTGGTCAGCAGAATTCAGCACCGGGTTCTTTCAACCCGTTGGCAGAAAGCTGGGCTGCATCCTGGCCGGTAGGCGGTCGCTTCAACCTGATGTACGAACCGTTGATTACGTACAACTCTTTGAATGGTCAGATCGAAGATCTTTTGGGCCATTTGGTTGAAGAACTTTCCAACAACGATAGTATCGTTGTGGATTTGAACCCGGCGGCAAAGTGGAGCGATGGTAAACCGGTTACCTCTAACGATGTGACTTTCATGTTCCTCCGCGGCTCGATTAACACCACAGAACAGATTTCTGCTATTCACGTTGATACTTTGAAAAATGACGCAGGTCCTGTGGAACGTCTTTCTTTTATGGTGAACAAGCAGGCTCGAAATAATCCGCTTACCGTGCGTGACTTGTTGCAGGCGACTCGTATCGCTCCGGCCCATGTCTTTGAACCGATGATTAAGGAAAAGGGCCTGGACGAAGTCAAGAAGATGCTCATGGATCAAAATCCGGTTGTTTCCGGTCCTTATGGCCTTCAGTCCTACAATGAATCCAAAATTATCTTGAAGCGTCGTGATGATTATTGGGGAAACGCGGCTCTCCATAACGGCCAGCTGCCGGCTCCTAAGTATATTGTTCACCCGATTTACAAGAACAACGAACATAACACGATCGCCATGCGCGAGGGCAACTTGGACGCTTCCCAGAGCTTCATTCCGCGTATCGAACGTAAGGCTGGCGCAGGCGTTCACACTTGGTGGAACGAACCTCCTTATTTTCGCCCGGGTGCGATGCCGAAGCTCGTCATCAACACGACGAAGGAACCGCTTAACGACAAGCGTTTCCGTCGTGCACTGGCTACTGCAATCGACTATACCGCACTCCGTCAGTTTGCAGTTTCGAATTACACTTCCTCTTTGAAACCTGGACTCATTATGCCGACCGATTTGGAAGGCAAGTATATTGTTGACGAAGACCTTTCTACGTACGGTGCAAATCTTTCGATTACCGATGATGCAGAACGTTTGAACGTGGTGAAGCAGATGCTTTCCGAAGCGGGCATCAAATCCGTCTTCAATGAAGATGGCTCTCTCAATCACATGGAAAATGCTAAGGGTGAACGTTTGCCGACGCTTTCGATTACGTCTCCTGCTGGATGGACCGACTGGGAAGCCATGGTGACGATCGCTGTTGACGGTATGCGTAAGGCTGGTATCGATATCCGTGAAGGCTTTGTGGATGGTGGTCAGTATTGGCCGGCTATGGGTCTTGGAAACTTTGACTTGGTGATGCACAAGCCGGTCGCAGATGTAACACCGTCTCTTCCGTGGAGCCGCTTCAACGAAATCATGTCTTCTCGTGATTGGCAGCCGCTTGGTGGTTGGGCTGGTGTGAACATCGGACGTTACAACAAGCCGGGTTCTCCGGAATACCGCCCGGAAGTGGATCAGCTTTTGTCTGCAATTCCGCTGATGACCGATTCTTCCGAAATTGCAAAGGCTTATCGTGAATTGAACAAGATCTTCATGGAAGATCAACCGTCTATTCCGCTGGTTTATCTGCCGGAACAGTTCTATGAATTCAGCGATCGCGTGTGGACGAATTGGCCTACCGCTGAGAATCCTTATGCTCCGGCTCAGCTTCCTTGGGTTGCTTCCGGCACCAAGATCCTCTGGAACTTGAAGCTTGCAAAATAA
- a CDS encoding ABC transporter permease, with protein MLKQYPMLRYVLQKGFWYLLTFFFAVALNFALPRVGGSDPVDIIMGQAGKGLSPTEAQKKKAELLVSFGMAELDDQGNPIYEPELDSAGNAVTRKVAKLDENGAPVVTTVKVVNEDGTPKMVERQKLDAEGKPVFEEKTVLDAKGKPVMEKDPKTKKKVAKVEKVAVMEQVQAERQDTVMVDEVVLKTEPKRASAISQFFSYIGNVCKGDLGKSYTNNTEVTTIIKNALPWTLLIQAPTILLGWIIGNLLGAFAAYKRGIFDKVFFPVAMFLNGVPYFVFGMLLVALFSITLGWFPAVGNMSPDISEFTFSWACLKSVGWYYILPFFSCFPILLSGQATGMRSMSIYELGTDYMKYAKWLGLREGRIISYVFRNAMLPQLTGLAQSLGAMVGGALITEMIFSYPGLGMAMLDAINKQDYATIQGCTLMISTCVLVANFAVDVLIAIFDPRVKAGLQMGGK; from the coding sequence ATGCTTAAACAATATCCTATGCTTCGCTATGTCCTGCAGAAGGGGTTCTGGTATCTCCTGACCTTCTTCTTTGCGGTGGCTTTGAACTTCGCATTGCCTCGTGTGGGCGGTAGCGATCCGGTTGACATCATTATGGGTCAGGCCGGTAAGGGTCTTTCTCCGACTGAAGCTCAGAAGAAGAAAGCCGAACTCCTGGTTTCTTTCGGCATGGCCGAATTGGACGATCAGGGCAATCCTATTTACGAACCTGAATTGGATAGTGCTGGCAACGCCGTTACCCGTAAGGTTGCAAAACTTGACGAAAATGGTGCTCCGGTTGTAACGACTGTGAAGGTTGTGAACGAAGACGGAACTCCGAAGATGGTGGAACGTCAAAAGCTTGATGCAGAAGGTAAGCCTGTTTTTGAAGAAAAAACGGTCCTTGATGCGAAGGGCAAGCCGGTGATGGAAAAAGACCCGAAGACTAAAAAGAAGGTCGCCAAGGTTGAAAAAGTCGCCGTTATGGAACAGGTCCAGGCAGAACGTCAGGACACCGTCATGGTGGACGAAGTCGTTCTCAAGACCGAACCGAAGCGTGCTTCTGCAATCTCTCAGTTCTTCTCTTACATTGGTAATGTGTGCAAGGGTGACCTTGGCAAGTCTTATACGAACAATACCGAAGTGACGACCATTATTAAGAACGCCCTTCCGTGGACGCTTTTGATTCAGGCTCCGACCATTCTTTTGGGCTGGATCATCGGTAACCTTCTTGGCGCTTTTGCTGCTTACAAGCGTGGCATCTTTGATAAGGTGTTTTTCCCGGTTGCGATGTTCTTGAATGGTGTTCCGTACTTTGTGTTCGGTATGCTTCTCGTGGCTCTCTTCTCGATCACTCTTGGCTGGTTCCCGGCTGTGGGTAACATGAGCCCGGATATTTCTGAATTTACGTTCTCCTGGGCTTGTTTGAAGAGCGTCGGTTGGTACTATATCCTTCCGTTCTTCTCCTGCTTCCCGATTCTTCTTTCCGGTCAGGCAACAGGTATGCGTTCCATGTCCATTTATGAGCTCGGTACGGATTACATGAAGTATGCGAAGTGGCTTGGACTTCGTGAAGGACGCATTATCAGCTATGTGTTCCGCAATGCGATGCTCCCGCAGCTCACCGGTCTTGCTCAGTCTCTTGGTGCAATGGTTGGCGGCGCTCTCATTACTGAAATGATCTTCTCTTACCCGGGCCTCGGCATGGCTATGCTCGACGCCATTAATAAGCAGGATTACGCTACCATTCAGGGTTGCACCTTGATGATTTCTACCTGCGTTCTTGTTGCAAACTTCGCCGTTGACGTCTTGATCGCGATTTTCGATCCGCGCGTTAAGGCCGGTCTTCAGATGGGAGGTAAGTAA